From the genome of Rathayibacter sp. VKM Ac-2804:
TGCACTCGTCGTTCGCGCACGCGCGGAGCCGCCCCGGGAACCGGGCGCTGACGGTCGACCAGGCGAGGACCGCCTCCACCGCGAGGCGATCGGCCTCGGGAGCGCTCAGCTCCCACTCGACACCCTCAGCGGTGACGCGCGGGGTGCGCACGGCGTCGGCGATCACGCCCGAGAGCTCCGCCACGGCCGTGGGTGCGCCCGAGCGCACGACGGCCTGGAGCGCGTCGCGGGCACTGCGCAGCCGGTCGAGCTCGTGCTCGGTGCCGACGCCGCCCCACCGTCGCGCGAGCTCCCGCCCGGACGCGTCACCGAGGTCGTCCGTCGGCCGGCCGTCGACCACGGGCGCGCTGTTCAGCACCGCCAGGAGCAGCTCCTCGTCCCAGTCCATCGCTTCCCGCTCTCCCGCGCCGAGTGGCCCGTTCGTCCATGCTAGCGTCCTGCTAACCAGTAAATCTACTTGAAAGGGTTAGCCATGGTCGCCGTCCATCACCGCACCGTCTCCGTGGGAGGGCTCGACGTCTTCTGGCGGGAGGCCGGGCCCGTCGACGCCCCCGTCCTCCTGCTGCTGCACGGATACCCGAGCAGCTCGCACATGTTCCGCCACCTGATTCCCGCCCTCGCGGGGCGCTTCCGCGTCATCGCGCCGGACCACCTCGGCTTCGGACGCTCGTCCGCGCCCTCCGTCGACGACTTCGACTACACCTTCGCGGCCCTGGCCGAGACGACCGGCCGCTTCCTCGAGACCATCGGGGTCTCCCGGTACACGATCTACGTCCAGGACTACGGGGCCCCCGTCGGCTGGCGCCTCGCCCTCGCCGACCCCGCGGCGGTCGTCGGCGTGATCTCGCAGAACGGCAACGCCTACGAGGAGGGCTTCGTCCCCGGCTTCTGGGACCCGATCTGGGCGGACGCCGCTGAGCGGACCGACGCGACGCGCGAGGCCCTCAGGCCGGCCCTCGGCCGCGAGGCCGTCGAGTGGCAGTACACCCACGGGGTCACCGACCCCACCGCCGTCGATCCGGACGCCTGGGAGCACGACCTCGCGCTCCTCGCCCGCCCCGGGCAGGACGATGTGCAGCTGGCCCTCTTCCGCGACTACGCCGCCAACCGCGAGCTGTACCCCGCCGTGCAGGCCTGGCTCCGCACATCCCGGGTCCCCGTCCTCGCCGTCTGGGGGCGCAACGACGAGATCTTCGCCGCGGCCGGCGCTCAGGCCTTCACGCGCGACGCGCCCCACGCACGGGTCGAGCTCGTCGACGGCGGGCACTTCCTGCTCGAGTCCGATCTCGACCGGGTGGTCGGCGCGATCACCGACTGGCTCGACCGCGAGTGATCCGGGCGCCGGAACCGGTCGTCTCGGGGTCGTCGCCGTACCGCGGTCGTGACGCGCCTGAGACCGGCGCCCGCCGGACGGGGGATGCGCCCCCGGGCGCCGCGCTGATAGACATCGGACAGTTGTGCTGCGAGCCCGCGGACCGCGCTCCTCCGTCCGGCCCCGCCGGACCGGGGCAGGTGGGGATCGACGCTCGATCGCCCGTCTCCCACCACCCACCACCGACCGAAAGAGCATCGCGATGACGCCTTCCCTCTCCCGTCCCCTCGTCTCCGGACTCGCCGCGCTGGCGCTGACCGGCAGCCTGTTCGCCGGCGCGGCCCCGGCCTTCGCGGCGACCGCGCCGCTGTCGACGGAGGCCGCCGCCTCGGCGGCCGTCTACGAGCCCGCCAGCCTCAGCCCCGGGTCGGAGCTCGTCAAGGGACAGGGACTCCTCTCCGCGAACGGCGCCGTCCGCTTCGTCCTCCAGGACGACGGCAACGCGGTCGTCTACAGCGCCGGCCGCGCGACCTGGAGCTCCGGCACCCAGGGCCGCGGTGAGCGCCTGGTCATGCAGACCGACGGCAACCTCGTCATCTACGACGCCGCCGGCCGCCCCGTCTGGTTCACCGGCACGAACGACTTCAGTTCTACGCTGTGGATCCAGGACGACGGCAACCTCGTCGTCTACCGCTACAGCGGCTCCCCCGCTTGGGCGAGCAGCGTGAACGGCCGCATCGCCGCTCCCGACGCGCCGACCCTCGGATCCGGTCAGACCCTGTTCGCCGACGAGCAGCTCACCGCCGGACCGAGCCGCGCGATCCTGCAGGCCGACGGCAACTTCGTCGTCTACAGCGGCGGCTC
Proteins encoded in this window:
- a CDS encoding CGNR zinc finger domain-containing protein, with translation MDWDEELLLAVLNSAPVVDGRPTDDLGDASGRELARRWGGVGTEHELDRLRSARDALQAVVRSGAPTAVAELSGVIADAVRTPRVTAEGVEWELSAPEADRLAVEAVLAWSTVSARFPGRLRACANDECNLFLLDRSRPGTAKWCSMATCGNRMKARAHANRSRG
- a CDS encoding alpha/beta hydrolase — translated: MVAVHHRTVSVGGLDVFWREAGPVDAPVLLLLHGYPSSSHMFRHLIPALAGRFRVIAPDHLGFGRSSAPSVDDFDYTFAALAETTGRFLETIGVSRYTIYVQDYGAPVGWRLALADPAAVVGVISQNGNAYEEGFVPGFWDPIWADAAERTDATREALRPALGREAVEWQYTHGVTDPTAVDPDAWEHDLALLARPGQDDVQLALFRDYAANRELYPAVQAWLRTSRVPVLAVWGRNDEIFAAAGAQAFTRDAPHARVELVDGGHFLLESDLDRVVGAITDWLDRE